From the Cucumis sativus cultivar 9930 chromosome 5, Cucumber_9930_V3, whole genome shotgun sequence genome, the window agacaaaaacaaaagtgacTAAGAAACAACATAGGAATCTCTCTTCAAGCTTGCAAGCAGCACCAAAATGATGACATAGACTTAGAAGACAACCCTCACCCTCAAATtgactaatattttacataaatataggACCCAATTGACCAATTTAcccatctttattattaataatatattaaaaatagaaagaaagaaaaaaagtagacCATGTTTAAGATTTGcgtttattatatattctcTATGTAAATATGGTACACAATTTACCTCATcccaccttttttttttcaatgacacaatgttttaattagtaatatcattaaaatccatttttctagtagtgaCGATTTGTTGATTGTCATTTTAATGAGACAATTTTTCCAACATTAGGGGCATGAAttaagaagttgaaaaaagaaattacatgaAATGCATCATTATTGTTTCGTTTAGATCGTCGTACAAATCAATGTGAACTTgaagtttagaaaataattcatttgcaaaatatagcaaatcaGTTACTAGATGCATTTGTACATGTAGagaaaataactaaatcaCATATAACAGCTGTAAATGTCCCACAAAAAATTGATATCTCAACATAACAAGTTATCATTAATGAATGTGGAACATAATAGAAGTGTGGTAGACCAGTAGGTTCCAAAGATAAAAACCCTCGAAAAAGAGATCAAGTCAATAACTCGATTAAGGACGTGGATGTTTCAGAAGAAATCCAAAACTTGACTTCTGcaaaaaatataatgtctAAGAAAGTAGAGCAACTGAGGATATAATAATGAGATTTCGATAAAATAtgttatgaaaagaaagattaaacCTAACTAATGTAGTTGTTGACAacatttttgtatataatattactcttaatattatattagaaaatgaagatcCTGAACCAAATTCTGTTGAAGAATGTCGACAGAGAAAAGATTGGTCTCTATGGAAAGAAGCAATTGAGGCAAAATTCACtttcaaaaaacaataattttttggaCCAGTAATCCAAACACCATAAGAGGTCAAACTTGTGGAATATAAATAGGTatttgtgagaaaaaaatgaaaataatgaaatcaCAAGATATCATCTCGTACACATCTCTAGCACATTCTAAACCCTTACGATGTATTACAAAATCGAATTTATGCCTCTCTTAAGtattttggagtgcttttaCGCATGTTTAGGAAGCCTTTTAAGTACATATGTATTGTCTCGCACATATCTCGGACATACCTcccaccttccaaaattttactatgcattctaaaatcaaatttctaccTCTCTTACATCATTTGAAGTGCTTTTACGCATGTTTAGAAAGCCTTTAAGATACTTATATATCATCTTGTACACATCTTGCACATTCCAAACTTTTACTATGCCTTCCAAAATCGAATTTATGCCTCTCTTAAGTCTGGAGTGCTTTTATGCATGTTTAGGAAGCCCTTTAGGTACTTATGTATCATCTCTCACATATCTCGCACACATCTCACACAGATCTCTCACATTCCAAACTTTTACTATGCCTTTCAAAATCGAATTTATGtctcttttaagttttttggaATGCTTTTATACATGTTTAGGAAGCCTTTTAAGTACATATGTATTATCTCGTACATATCTCGCACACATCTCGCACATTCCAAACTCCATtcgaaaatcaaatttctataTCTCTTAAGTTCTTTAGAGTGCTTTTACGCATGTTTAGGAAGCCTCTATGTACTTATGTATCATCTTGCTCATTTCgcacattcaaaattttcactatGCGTTtcgaaatcaaaattttacttctcTTAAGTCCTTTTGGGTGTTTTTATGCATGTTTAGGAAGTCTTTTATGTACTTTATGTTTTATCTCGcatattccaaaatttaattgcACAATCCCATATAACTTAGGGTGATTTAAAGTGCTTTTCCACATGGCATAAAGACATTtgtatgtttttcatttatttcttcttgttttccATATTGGTCACATTTGCTCTTTTGGGGCAACCTCTCTAATTAAATCATATGTattccttttttgtttcaagCTTATCAGGGAAATATAGGAGAACCAAAGTTGGCGATTGGAAAACGTTTGATAATTATGATTGTGgcaagattttgtttggacACTCTTAGTGGCATATTCACCATTAAGTATTTTGGATATGTAGCTTGTTCCAGTTAATTTCATCATGTCAAGAAAACATGTCCtactttagaaaataattggCATTCCAATTATGGACCAACATTTATatgtattaaatttgtaatgttGAATATCATTGCAATTTTTGAGCTTATGAGTCTAGAGAACATATTTATGAATtcgaaaatttaaaaaacatattatgaATTTATGTATTTAGAATACGAGTTTCTGATTTGTGAATAAGTTTCAATTTATGTTTCTATGGAATACAAGTTCCAATTTAGGTACATGTTGAACATTAAATTGGGgctataattttttaaagaagacCACAAGTTATATGCATTCTTTCTATCTACATCCATTCCAATTTcatgcaaatttaaaaaaagtagcCAAACATTTTCTCCTGtacaatagaaaaaaaaaatacaccaaaatttaagaaaacatattttcacCCATGTAAAACTCTAAACTTTAACGACCCTTACGGCTTATAAGAACTAAgtaaaggaaaggaaaatgtTAATGATGAGATTGAAAGATTGAGAAGGAACGAGGAATGAAGTTCGGGCAGTTGTGAGATTTCTCAGGCCAAATCATGTAATCTTGGGACTAATCCCGAGGATGACGGGCCGAGATCAAGGAAAGAGAAGCTTAAGAAGATGGATCTCGGGTACATCTCGAAGCTTTCTCGATCAAGTTCAAGAACATAGTAGTTTCTCGATCGAGTTCAAGAACATAGTAGTGTTTGAGATGGAACTCAAGTCAGAAGAGAAGAATCTCGGCCCAAATAGGCCCCGGGATTGCCTGAGATCCCGccatacttctttttttttttcttttaaaagtttgttgaACCGGTTTAGTCTATCACTTTAAATAACTGCTGAACCAACGGTTCgcgaatttttttttcccttcatcGTATTGGTGCGCTAATCAAACCCACTAAACGGAGGTGCCGCTGAGCTTGAAGTTGACGTTAGACGCACCACCCGGGCTTCAGATACGGAGGTGGACGGTAGAGGCTCCAACTCCCACAAACCGACCACCACCTCCAAAAGAGACCACTGGCGGTATCGTCAGAGACAGCAGCGGCTCTGGTATGTAGAGGCGGCGGTGAATGGTAAAAGTGAcgtaacaaattatttttcttaagcTTCTGATACCATGTCTAGTTCTGTATATTATTGAAGATAATTGTCTATTCACAATGGGAATTACAAAAGTGTATTGTATACATAAAGGAGattacaagaaagaaaatataaattagcCTAAAAGGAAGAGTAAACTGGCTGTTTAATAGCACAACATTCTGGCAATAGATTTGATAAGAGCATGCCTATGAGCCTATTCTTTTTTAGGATTATGGAATGGCTGGTAATGGATTGGTTAAACATCTCAAGGGTGACCTTTTATTCCTTGATTCATCGCCTTTTTCCAAGCTCTTGAACCAGTGTGCTCGCTCGAGGTCAGCTCGAGACACCAGTCGTGTACATGCTTGTATAATTAAATCACCTTTTGCGTCCGAAACTTTTATCCAAAATAGGCTCATTGATGTATATGGGAAATGTGGATGTGTGGATGTTGCTCGCAAGTTGTTTGATAGAATGCTTGAGAGAAATATTTTCTCTTGGAACTCTATCATTTGTGCATTCACTAAGTCCGGATTTCTTGATGATGCTGTCCACATCTTTGAGAAGATGCCTCAAGTTGACCAATGCTCGTGGAACTCTATGATTTCAGGTTTTGAACAACATGGTCGCTTCGATGAAgctttagtttattttgctCAAATGCATGGCCATGGTTTTCTTGTGAATGAATATTCATTCGGTAGTGCTCTCAGTGCTTGTGCAGGTTTACAAGATTTGAAATTAGGTTCCCAAATCCACAGTTTAGTATATAGGTCAAACTATTTATCAGATGTGTATATGGGCTCTGCGCTAGTAGATATGTACTCTAAATGTGGAAGAGTTGAATATGCTCAAAGTGTTTTTGATGAAATGACTGTGAGAAGTAGAGTTTCTTGGAATAGCTTGATTACCTGTTATGAACAGAATGGTCCAGTTGATGAGGCTCTTAAGatttttgttgagatgatcaAATGTGGGGTTGAACCTGACGAGGTAACACTTGCAAGTGTTGTTAGTGCATGTGCAACTATCTCGGCAATCAAAGAAGGTCAGCAGATTCATGCTCGAGTTGTAAAGTGTGATGAATTTAGAAATGATCTTATTTTAGGAAATGCGTTGCTTGATATGTATGCTAAATGTAATAGGATTAACGAGGCTAGAATAATTTTTGATATGATGCCAATTAGGAGTGTGGTGTCTGAGACCTCAATGGTAAGTGGGTATGCAAAGGCATCCAAAGTTAAAGTTGCAAGATATATGTTCTCAAATATGATGGTGAAAGATGTAATTACTTGGAATGCGCTTATTGCAGGGTGTACTCAGAATGGAGAGAATGAAGAGGCACTTATACTCTTTCGTTTGTTGAAAAGAGAGTCTGTTTGGCCTACACACTACACATTTGGCAATCTCCTCAATGCTTGTGCAAACCTTGCTGATTTGCAGCTTGGCCGACAGGCTCACTCTCATGTTTTAAAGCATGGATTTCGATTCCAATATGGAGAAGATTCAGATGTTTTTGTTGGCAATTCTCTAATAGATATGTATATGAAATGTGGATCAGTTGAGAATGGTTGTAGGGTGTTTCAACATATGTTGGAAAAGGATTGTGTGTCATGGAATGCTATGATAGTTGGATATGCACAAAATGGTTTTGGCAATAAGGCTCTTGAAGTTTTCTGTAAAATGTTAGAATCAGGAGAGGCACCAGATCATGTAACAATGATTGGTGTTCTTTGCGCTTGTAGTCATGCCGGACTACTTGACGAAGGTCGCTATTACTTTCGGTCAATGACTGCACAACATGGTTTGATGCCATTAAAAGACCATTATACATGTATGGTTGATTTACTGGGCCGAGCTGGGTACCTTGAAGAAGCAAAAATCTAATAGAGGAAATGTCAATGCAGCCTGATGCTATCGTCTGGGGATCATTGCTTGCTGCTTGTAAAGTTCATCGGAACATCCAATTGGGGGAATATGTAGTGAAGAAGCTTTTAGAGGTAGATCCTGAGAACTCTGGGCCATATGTTCTTCTTTCGAATATGTATGCTGAAAATAGAGATTGGAAGAATGTTGTGAGGGTAAGAAAGCTGATGAGACAGAGAGGAGTGGTTAAACAACCAGGTTGCAGTTGGATTGAAATTCAAGGTGAGTTGAATGTTTTTATGGTTAAAGATAAAAGGCATGcgaggaagaaagaaatctACATGGTTTTGAGAACAATTCTACAACAAATGAAACAAGCAGGATATGTCCCATATGTTGGCAGTAATGAgtttgatgaagatgaagaacaaTAGAAAGAAGACGACATACTTCCATCGTACCAAATTGAAATGCTAGATGCAGGTGGCGACTAGGTTGTTctaactaatttaaatatggaTAGTCTTGTGCAAATGGAACCAAAGAAGTGGTTGGAAATGGCTTGGCAAAAAAGAAGCTGGAGAAGGTGGATTCTTAAATGGTTTGTTAAATGGCCAAAAGTTGTTAAAATTCAGAGGAAGAAGGGGATTCTTAAACAGTAGTTGAAGATTCCACCATCTTTGAATCAGTTCACTAAGACCTTCGACAAAAATCTTGTGACTAACCTGTTCAAGATGCTTTTGAAATATAGGGCGGAGGACAAATCACAGAAAAGGTAGAAGTGGAGTTCAGCAGGAATCTGGAAGTCATTTAAGGCCAATTTCAACAAGTACGATGAGAACAAGAAGAAGTGGGGAATTGGAAATCATGGGCTCGAAGTCTTAGGCTAAAAAACGCAAAGGAGAAGCTGCTGAAAGATTGTGTTAGGGATCATTTAGTGAACTAATCTAAATAATCAGTTTgaggatttttctttttttgaccTATCTAAGtaagaataaattttaaggATATTGAGGGAAGTAGGGAAAAGTTCAGTCAATGagttttattcttctttgaaaTTGATCCAATGCTAAAGGCAAACCATGTTcatgatcattttttttttttttttttgctaacaTTCAATGTAAGAAGACATGGATTCCTCTAACTCTGATCAATATAGTGTTAGTCTAGATTGTTAAATTCTGTATTGTGTTCAATAACGTGAAAAATATTTCTGTGACCGCCTATTTGGATGccacatctttttttttcattttaggatAGGAtactaatgtttttttttaaaaaaataataataaaaaaaaactgcatAATCTCAGTTTTCCTcgattttaaaaggaaaaatgcaATTATAGAACTACATGCAATTTGCCTGTgtttttgtgtgatttaagaagaaactattgaaatatctttaaatatatagacaATAGTTCTGAATGTTGATTGTGTGGATGATTTGTGGTGGAAGAACCATCTTGTAGCTTCATTATGACTTCCATTTTGAAGAAGGTTGTAATATGCCATGATGGCCCCtttcttattttgtaaaattgcaTTCTTCTCATTGTTTATTACCATAATATGTTCCttcttattttgccattttgtatttttcttaaaacatgTTGCTACTAGTTTCTGTTCtatattagaagaaaatatattttctcttataatataataaaacaggTGATAGTCTATTCGATTTGATCTATTTTGGGACTAACTAAGAACCAAACCAAATCAATCAGTTTTACACGTAAGGGATCTAAACTAATGttcaataaagaaacaaaaccaatGGATTGGTTTTATTTGGATCGGTTTAttattggtttggtttttggaTAGCAGTCAACTTCTCCTTAAGCACTAGAAAGGACCTAACCTCTCTAACAAATTAGGGTATGGCAAGTTATAGATCACATCTACCTTAGCTTTATCAACCTTAATACCATTTGAAGAATCTAAATGTTCTGACACAATGTCATGGCTAGCCATAAAGTGACATTTTTCatagtttaaaattagattagtTTCTATGCATCTTTTCATGATTAAGAAATTATGCAAGCATTCATCAAATGAGCTATCATATACAGTGAACTGTCTATGAAAACCCCAATACAATCttcaataaaatctaaaaac encodes:
- the LOC116404152 gene encoding LOW QUALITY PROTEIN: pentatricopeptide repeat-containing protein At2g13600-like (The sequence of the model RefSeq protein was modified relative to this genomic sequence to represent the inferred CDS: inserted 1 base in 1 codon), producing the protein MAGNGLVKHLKGDLLFLDSSPFSKLLNQCARSRSARDTSRVHACIIKSPFASETFIQNRLIDVYGKCGCVDVARKLFDRMLERNIFSWNSIICAFTKSGFLDDAVHIFEKMPQVDQCSWNSMISGFEQHGRFDEALVYFAQMHGHGFLVNEYSFGSALSACAGLQDLKLGSQIHSLVYRSNYLSDVYMGSALVDMYSKCGRVEYAQSVFDEMTVRSRVSWNSLITCYEQNGPVDEALKIFVEMIKCGVEPDEVTLASVVSACATISAIKEGQQIHARVVKCDEFRNDLILGNALLDMYAKCNRINEARIIFDMMPIRSVVSETSMVSGYAKASKVKVARYMFSNMMVKDVITWNALIAGCTQNGENEEALILFRLLKRESVWPTHYTFGNLLNACANLADLQLGRQAHSHVLKHGFRFQYGEDSDVFVGNSLIDMYMKCGSVENGCRVFQHMLEKDCVSWNAMIVGYAQNGFGNKALEVFCKMLESGEAPDHVTMIGVLCACSHAGLLDEGRYYFRSMTAQHGLMPLKDHYTCMVDLLGRAGYLEEAKXLIEEMSMQPDAIVWGSLLAACKVHRNIQLGEYVVKKLLEVDPENSGPYVLLSNMYAENRDWKNVVRVRKLMRQRGVVKQPGCSWIEIQGELNVFMVKDKRHARKKEIYMVLRTILQQMKQAGYVPYVGSNEFDEDEEQ